In one Polaribacter sp. ALD11 genomic region, the following are encoded:
- the ruvA gene encoding Holliday junction branch migration protein RuvA, whose product MITQVRGRLVEKNPTEVVVDCNGVGYLLHISLNTFSALPADENVILYTHLSIREDAHTLFGFINKTERAIFKFLISVSGVGPSIARTMLSSMTSEEIQQAIASENVALIQSVKGIGVKTAQRVIVDLKDKILKTFDIDEVSMSTSNTNKDEALSALEVLGFQRKQSEKLVSIIVKEHADASVEKIIKLALKSL is encoded by the coding sequence ATGATTACACAAGTTAGAGGAAGATTAGTTGAGAAAAATCCAACAGAGGTTGTTGTAGATTGCAATGGTGTTGGGTATTTACTTCATATTTCCTTAAATACGTTTTCTGCATTACCTGCAGATGAGAACGTAATTTTGTATACGCATCTTTCTATACGGGAAGATGCGCATACACTTTTTGGGTTTATAAATAAAACAGAAAGAGCCATTTTTAAGTTCTTAATTTCTGTTTCTGGTGTTGGGCCAAGTATTGCAAGAACCATGTTGTCTTCTATGACTTCGGAAGAAATTCAGCAGGCAATTGCATCTGAAAATGTTGCATTGATACAATCTGTAAAAGGAATTGGTGTAAAAACAGCACAAAGGGTTATTGTAGACTTAAAAGATAAGATCTTAAAGACTTTTGATATTGATGAAGTTTCTATGAGCACAAGCAATACAAACAAAGATGAAGCGTTATCTGCTTTAGAAGTTTTAGGTTTTCAAAGAAAACAATCAGAAAAATTGGTTTCTATTATTGTAAAAGAACATGCAGATGCTTCTGTAGAAAAAATAATAAAATTAGCCTTAAAAAGTTTATAA
- a CDS encoding NADP-dependent malic enzyme has translation MSDSRKRHEALLYHAKPKPGKIEVVPTKKYATQHDLALAYSPGVAEPCLEIAKDKNNVYKYTAKGNLVAVISNGTAVLGLGDIGPEASKPVMEGKGLLFKIFADIDVFDIEVDATDVELFIQTVKAIAPTFGGINLEDIKAPEAFEIERRLKEELDIPVMHDDQHGTAIISAAALKNAIDITEKDISKVKIVVNGAGAAAISCTRLYLKLGVKRENVVMCDSKGVIRNDRDNLTSQKAEFATDRDLHTLDEAMHNADIFIGLSKGNVVSPEMLLSMSKDPIVFAMANPVAEIEYDLAVATRKDIIMATGRSDHPNQVNNVLGFPFIFRGALDVRATKINEEMKMAAVHALADLAKKSVPEQVNIVYDEVNLAYGREYIIPKPFDPRLIYEIPPAIAKAAMDSGVALEPILDWDKYREELMERSGTGSKEIRLLHNRAKSNPKRVVFAEADHLDVLKAAQRVHEEKLGKVILLGRKEVILELKEEIGFTDDVTIIDPKTDEEDERRSRFGEAYWKTRQRKGRTFSEAKKLMRERNYFAAMMVNEGEADALITGYSRPYPSVVKPMLELIERDKDVSKIAACNLMLTKQGPLFLADTTINENPTAKELAKIAQITGKFVTMFGMKPNIAMLSFSNFGSSNSETSKKIREAVSYIHRHFPDTVIDGEIQADFALNPELLAKEFPFSKLNGKKVNVLIFPNLESANITYKLLKQVEGVESIGPVILGFNKPVHIIQLGASVDEMVNMAALAVVDAQQKEKRNNK, from the coding sequence ATGAGTGATTCTAGAAAAAGACATGAAGCTTTACTATATCATGCAAAACCGAAACCAGGTAAAATTGAAGTTGTACCAACTAAAAAATATGCAACGCAACATGACCTAGCACTGGCATATTCTCCAGGAGTAGCAGAACCTTGTTTAGAAATAGCAAAAGATAAAAACAACGTTTATAAATATACTGCTAAAGGTAATTTAGTTGCTGTAATTTCTAACGGAACTGCCGTTTTAGGTTTGGGAGATATTGGTCCTGAGGCTTCAAAGCCAGTAATGGAAGGAAAAGGTTTATTATTTAAAATTTTTGCAGATATAGATGTTTTTGATATCGAAGTAGACGCTACAGATGTAGAACTTTTTATACAAACAGTAAAAGCGATTGCACCAACTTTTGGTGGAATAAATTTAGAAGACATTAAAGCGCCTGAAGCTTTTGAAATTGAAAGACGTTTAAAAGAAGAATTAGACATTCCTGTAATGCATGATGACCAACATGGAACTGCAATTATTTCTGCTGCAGCTTTAAAAAATGCCATCGATATTACAGAAAAAGATATTAGTAAAGTAAAAATTGTAGTAAACGGAGCTGGTGCTGCGGCAATTTCTTGTACACGCCTATACTTAAAACTAGGTGTAAAAAGAGAAAATGTTGTTATGTGCGACAGTAAAGGTGTTATTAGAAATGATAGAGATAACCTTACTTCTCAAAAAGCAGAATTTGCAACAGATAGAGATTTACACACCTTAGACGAAGCAATGCACAATGCCGATATTTTTATTGGTTTATCGAAAGGAAATGTAGTTTCTCCAGAAATGCTTTTATCGATGTCTAAAGACCCAATCGTATTTGCAATGGCAAATCCTGTGGCTGAAATAGAATACGATTTAGCAGTAGCCACAAGAAAAGATATTATTATGGCTACAGGTAGATCAGACCATCCTAACCAAGTAAATAATGTACTTGGGTTTCCGTTTATTTTTAGAGGTGCTTTAGATGTTAGAGCCACTAAAATTAATGAAGAAATGAAAATGGCTGCTGTACATGCTTTGGCTGATTTAGCAAAGAAATCGGTGCCAGAACAGGTAAATATTGTGTATGACGAAGTAAATTTAGCATACGGAAGAGAATATATTATTCCTAAACCATTTGATCCAAGGTTAATTTATGAAATTCCGCCAGCAATTGCAAAGGCTGCAATGGATTCTGGTGTTGCTTTAGAGCCAATTCTAGATTGGGATAAATATAGAGAAGAATTAATGGAGCGCTCTGGTACTGGTAGTAAAGAAATTAGACTTTTACACAACAGAGCAAAAAGTAATCCAAAACGTGTTGTTTTTGCTGAAGCAGATCATTTAGATGTTTTAAAAGCTGCACAAAGAGTACATGAAGAAAAATTAGGAAAAGTAATTTTATTAGGTAGAAAAGAAGTAATTCTAGAACTAAAAGAAGAAATTGGCTTTACAGACGATGTAACTATTATAGACCCTAAGACAGATGAAGAAGACGAGAGAAGAAGTCGTTTTGGCGAAGCGTATTGGAAAACTCGTCAAAGAAAAGGACGTACTTTTTCTGAAGCAAAAAAATTGATGCGAGAGCGTAATTATTTTGCAGCGATGATGGTAAATGAAGGAGAAGCAGATGCACTAATTACCGGTTACTCTAGACCTTATCCGTCTGTTGTTAAACCAATGTTAGAACTAATTGAAAGAGATAAAGACGTCTCAAAAATTGCAGCTTGTAATTTAATGCTTACAAAACAAGGCCCATTATTTTTAGCGGATACTACTATTAATGAAAACCCAACGGCTAAAGAATTGGCCAAAATCGCACAAATTACAGGTAAGTTTGTAACAATGTTTGGTATGAAACCAAATATTGCCATGTTGTCTTTCTCTAATTTTGGTTCTTCGAATTCAGAAACCTCTAAAAAAATTAGAGAAGCCGTTTCTTACATTCATCGTCATTTTCCAGACACGGTAATCGATGGAGAAATACAAGCAGATTTTGCTTTAAATCCAGAATTGTTAGCAAAAGAATTTCCTTTTTCTAAATTAAACGGCAAAAAAGTAAATGTTTTGATTTTTCCTAACTTAGAATCTGCAAACATTACCTATAAATTATTAAAGCAAGTTGAAGGAGTAGAATCAATTGGTCCTGTAATTTTAGGCTTTAATAAACCTGTACATATTATACAATTAGGTGCAAGTGTAGATGAAATGGTAAACATGGCTGCTTTGGCGGTTGTAGACGCTCAACAAAAAGAAAAAAGAAACAACAAATAA
- a CDS encoding DUF5686 family protein: protein MKKITFIFLFIAFSINAQIKGNVTDVKGEPLSFVSVYLNNTVTGTTTNDNGDYVLNLKKPGKYTIIFQFIGFTTLKKEVNVTSFPFELNVALEEENVTLKEIVISTKDNPANRIIRNVIANKDKNTDKYANYTAKFYSRGLTRIKDAPEKFFGQTTGDLGGGLDSTRSGIIYLSETFSNISFQKKPKKFKEKIVASKVSGQDNGVSFNRAEDSNLDLYENSLEVFNGLVSPISTNAFSYYKYKLVGTFYDKNGKLINKIKIIPKRKNDRVFEGFIYIVENDWALYGTDVTATGAQVNIPIVNSLKLKQGYNYSEEIEGWVLISQTIDFDISIFGFKPSGKFSYAYSDYNFKPTFTEKTFTNEILSFEKDATKKDTVFWNKLRPVPLTKEEVTDYKIKDSIKVLKKSKKYLDSIDAKGNKFGWLDPVMGYTYRNSYKNKSFSYNGPLLRTGFNTVQGAYTAAGFSYFEEINEAGKWWNASVNVNYGFSDKTFRPTFSFSKKWNNFSRPRLNISGGITTRQFNGRDPVFKLNNTISSLFYRSNYLKIYEKTFAKIRYSEEIKNGIYFTSSLEYAKRTPLFNTTNYSFAKQSTNGFTSNNPLDPTDFTNAAFAEHHIATLNVGATFVFGQKYASYPDSKSNEGNDKYPTLSLNYTKRFGASNSELNSDLFIANLRQDVNVGNYGKFAYSFRAGAFLEKKNIAFMDNLQANGNQLLFPIDRSLSSFNLLEYYKFYSNDKYAEIHVEHNFRGAILGKIPLLNKLNFHLVAGGKALFMADKSPYTEYAIGLANLGFGKWRFLRVEYVNASYNGIKENGFVFRASMF, encoded by the coding sequence ATGAAAAAAATTACTTTTATCTTTTTATTTATTGCATTTTCTATAAATGCGCAAATAAAAGGAAACGTTACAGATGTTAAAGGAGAGCCACTTTCTTTTGTAAGTGTTTATTTAAATAATACGGTAACCGGAACTACTACAAACGATAATGGAGATTATGTTTTAAACCTAAAAAAACCAGGAAAATATACTATAATTTTTCAATTTATAGGCTTTACTACATTAAAAAAAGAGGTAAATGTTACTTCTTTTCCTTTTGAATTAAATGTTGCCTTAGAAGAAGAAAATGTAACGTTGAAAGAGATTGTTATTTCAACAAAAGACAATCCTGCAAATAGAATTATTAGAAATGTAATTGCAAATAAAGATAAGAATACAGACAAATATGCAAACTATACAGCGAAGTTTTATTCAAGAGGATTGACGAGAATTAAAGATGCACCAGAGAAGTTTTTCGGACAAACTACAGGCGATCTTGGTGGAGGTTTAGACTCTACAAGAAGTGGAATTATTTATTTATCAGAGACTTTTTCGAATATATCATTTCAGAAAAAACCAAAAAAATTCAAAGAAAAGATAGTGGCCTCTAAGGTTTCTGGTCAAGATAACGGTGTTAGTTTTAATAGAGCAGAAGATTCTAATTTAGATTTGTATGAAAATAGTTTAGAAGTTTTTAACGGTTTAGTTTCTCCAATTTCTACAAACGCATTTAGTTATTACAAATATAAATTAGTTGGAACTTTTTATGATAAAAACGGAAAGCTCATTAACAAAATAAAAATAATACCTAAGCGTAAAAACGATCGTGTTTTTGAGGGTTTTATCTATATTGTAGAAAATGATTGGGCTTTATACGGTACAGATGTTACTGCGACAGGAGCGCAAGTAAATATACCAATTGTAAATTCTCTAAAATTAAAACAAGGGTATAATTATTCCGAAGAAATAGAAGGTTGGGTTTTAATTAGTCAAACTATAGATTTTGATATTTCTATTTTTGGTTTTAAACCAAGTGGAAAATTTTCTTACGCATATTCAGATTATAATTTTAAGCCAACTTTTACAGAAAAAACTTTTACAAATGAGATTTTGTCCTTTGAAAAAGATGCGACAAAAAAAGATACTGTTTTTTGGAATAAATTAAGACCCGTTCCACTTACAAAAGAAGAGGTTACAGATTATAAAATTAAGGATAGTATTAAGGTTCTTAAAAAATCTAAAAAATATTTAGATTCTATAGATGCAAAAGGAAATAAGTTTGGTTGGCTAGATCCAGTAATGGGATATACGTATAGAAATTCTTATAAAAACAAATCGTTTTCTTATAATGGTCCTTTGTTAAGAACAGGCTTTAATACAGTTCAAGGGGCATATACTGCTGCGGGTTTTAGTTATTTTGAAGAAATAAATGAAGCTGGAAAATGGTGGAATGCTAGCGTAAATGTAAATTATGGTTTTTCAGACAAAACATTTAGACCAACGTTCTCTTTCTCTAAAAAATGGAACAACTTTTCGAGACCAAGATTAAATATTTCTGGAGGAATTACAACAAGACAATTTAATGGTAGAGATCCTGTTTTTAAATTGAATAACACTATTTCTTCTTTATTCTATAGATCGAATTACCTTAAGATTTATGAAAAAACGTTTGCTAAAATTCGTTATTCAGAGGAGATTAAAAATGGAATCTACTTTACGTCTTCGTTAGAATACGCAAAAAGAACACCACTTTTTAATACCACTAATTATTCTTTTGCAAAACAAAGTACGAATGGCTTCACGTCTAACAATCCTTTAGATCCTACAGATTTTACAAACGCCGCTTTTGCAGAACACCATATTGCAACCTTAAATGTTGGTGCTACTTTTGTATTCGGACAAAAATATGCTTCTTACCCAGATAGTAAATCGAACGAAGGCAATGACAAATACCCAACTTTAAGTCTTAATTATACAAAAAGATTTGGTGCGAGTAATTCTGAATTAAATTCAGATCTTTTTATAGCAAATCTTAGGCAAGATGTAAATGTTGGCAATTATGGTAAATTTGCTTATTCGTTTAGGGCGGGTGCTTTTTTAGAGAAAAAAAACATTGCTTTTATGGATAATTTACAAGCAAATGGAAACCAATTATTGTTTCCAATAGATAGGTCTTTAAGTAGTTTTAATTTATTAGAATATTACAAGTTTTATTCAAATGATAAGTATGCAGAAATACATGTAGAGCACAATTTTAGAGGTGCTATTTTGGGTAAAATTCCGTTATTAAACAAATTGAACTTTCACTTAGTTGCTGGTGGAAAAGCGCTGTTTATGGCAGATAAGAGTCCGTATACAGAATACGCTATTGGTTTGGCAAATTTAGGTTTTGGTAAATGGCGTTTTTTACGTGTAGAATATGTAAATGCGAGCTACAATGGTATAAAAGAAAATGGTTTTGTGTTTAGAGCAAGTATGTTTTAA
- a CDS encoding MoaD/ThiS family protein → MKIEVLLFGITSDLIGETQLNVELENLISVADFKSVLKEKYPQLKNINSYAIAVNEAYAEDQLFLKEDDVVAIIPPVSGG, encoded by the coding sequence ATGAAAATAGAAGTCCTTCTTTTTGGTATTACTTCAGATTTAATTGGTGAAACGCAGCTAAATGTTGAGTTAGAAAACTTAATTTCTGTAGCTGATTTTAAATCGGTTTTAAAAGAAAAATATCCGCAGTTGAAAAATATCAATTCGTATGCAATTGCAGTAAATGAAGCTTATGCCGAAGATCAATTGTTTTTAAAAGAAGATGATGTGGTGGCTATAATTCCGCCAGTTAGTGGTGGGTAA
- a CDS encoding DUF3817 domain-containing protein: MKNIFRIISLLEGTSYLLLLFIATPIKYFQGDASYVKMLGMPHGILFMLYVVLAILIKKEMNWNNKTLAVVLVASIIPFGTFYVDKKYFSKKATA; this comes from the coding sequence ATGAAAAATATCTTTAGAATTATCAGCCTTTTAGAAGGAACCTCTTACTTATTGTTACTTTTTATAGCTACACCAATTAAATATTTTCAGGGAGATGCTTCTTATGTAAAGATGCTAGGAATGCCACACGGAATTTTATTTATGCTATATGTTGTTTTGGCAATTCTTATCAAAAAAGAAATGAATTGGAACAATAAAACCTTAGCAGTTGTTTTAGTTGCTTCTATAATTCCTTTTGGTACTTTTTATGTTGATAAAAAATATTTTAGTAAAAAGGCAACTGCTTAA
- a CDS encoding molybdenum cofactor biosynthesis protein MoaE has translation MQRTSIKITSEKLDLNECYSFVEDDACGGITAFVGTVRNNTQGKEVTQLDFSTYKPMAIKEMQKIADLALVKFDIKKIAVHHAEGMLQIGEIPVIITVSSKHRKAAFEACEFAIDMLKETVPIWKKEHFSDGEVWVNAHP, from the coding sequence ATGCAGAGAACTTCCATAAAAATTACTTCAGAAAAATTAGATTTAAATGAGTGCTACAGTTTTGTAGAGGATGATGCTTGTGGCGGAATTACTGCATTTGTAGGAACTGTTAGAAACAATACACAAGGTAAAGAGGTAACACAATTAGATTTTTCGACTTACAAACCAATGGCAATTAAAGAAATGCAAAAAATTGCAGATTTGGCTTTGGTGAAATTTGATATTAAAAAAATAGCCGTTCATCATGCAGAAGGAATGTTGCAAATTGGCGAAATTCCTGTAATAATTACCGTTTCTTCTAAACACAGAAAAGCAGCTTTTGAAGCATGTGAATTTGCCATAGATATGTTAAAAGAAACTGTACCTATCTGGAAAAAAGAACATTTTTCTGATGGTGAGGTTTGGGTAAACGCACATCCGTAG
- a CDS encoding heme A synthase: MKNRFPQIVQIAIISVYLIFLAGSVVRMTGSGMGCPDWPKCFGYYIPPTSEEQITWKPNTIYKEGFIIIKDEVLFVAEHDLKTEANFNAKNWANYTKHDYNKFNKYHTWTEYINRLASVLAGFVFLFLIYGAFKLRKTDKRIPILAYTAFFLMLFEAWLGKTVVDSNLTPAIITIHMVVGLIIIALLLWLKFIVSDKKPTFKYNAVFNKLLIISVLFSLIQIALGTQVRQFIDEQVKLFGFENKDYSLMNPSFKFYFHRSFTIAIVLVNLGMFYINQIKNLGYNLVNWILFLIFLETITGMLMYYAEFPLGTQATHLLAGAVLFGVQFYLWLQSRKVVSSLE, from the coding sequence ATGAAAAATAGGTTTCCACAAATAGTACAAATAGCTATTATTTCTGTTTATTTAATATTTTTAGCAGGTTCTGTTGTTAGAATGACAGGTTCTGGAATGGGTTGTCCAGATTGGCCAAAATGTTTTGGCTATTACATTCCACCAACTTCTGAAGAACAAATTACATGGAAACCAAACACTATATATAAGGAAGGTTTTATTATTATTAAAGATGAAGTTTTGTTTGTTGCTGAACACGATTTAAAAACGGAAGCAAACTTCAACGCTAAAAACTGGGCAAACTACACAAAGCACGATTACAATAAATTTAACAAGTATCATACTTGGACGGAATACATCAATAGATTAGCCTCTGTTTTAGCTGGTTTTGTCTTTCTATTCCTAATTTATGGTGCTTTTAAGCTCAGAAAAACTGATAAGAGAATTCCAATTTTGGCTTATACTGCCTTCTTTTTAATGCTTTTCGAAGCCTGGTTAGGCAAAACCGTAGTAGACTCTAATTTAACACCTGCAATTATTACCATTCACATGGTGGTTGGCCTTATAATTATTGCACTTTTATTATGGTTGAAGTTTATTGTTTCTGATAAAAAGCCAACGTTTAAATACAATGCCGTTTTTAATAAATTATTGATTATTTCTGTCCTTTTTTCATTGATACAAATTGCATTAGGAACGCAAGTAAGACAATTTATAGACGAGCAAGTAAAACTATTTGGCTTCGAAAACAAAGATTACAGCTTAATGAATCCTAGTTTTAAATTCTATTTTCATAGATCTTTTACCATTGCAATTGTCTTGGTAAACTTAGGAATGTTCTACATCAATCAAATTAAAAATTTAGGCTACAATTTAGTAAACTGGATTCTCTTTTTAATCTTCCTAGAAACTATTACGGGTATGTTAATGTATTATGCAGAATTTCCTTTAGGTACACAAGCCACGCATTTATTAGCTGGCGCAGTATTATTTGGAGTACAATTTTACTTGTGGCTACAGAGCAGAAAAGTAGTTAGCAGTTTAGAGTAA
- a CDS encoding ribonucleotide-diphosphate reductase subunit beta yields MEITQIIKRDSETTLFELEKITNAIEKAMITVSHGTRQDAIAISNIVNGTLLERKLNEPDYTPTVEQVQDIVEYKLMDSPFHDVAKAYILYRDEQTRSRKSNIFEKRLNLKPYDYPALGEYVDAIRHSYWIHTEFNYTSDIQDFKTSLTPVEKNAIKNTMLAISQIEVAVKTFWGDIYKKMPKPEIGSVGATFAESEVRHHDAYSHLLEILGLNNEFKNLRKNPVIMKRVNYLELALKNVNSENNKDFSESIILFSLFIEHVSLFSQFLIIMAFNKHKNVLKGISNVVEATSKEEQIHGDFGIDLIKIIKEENPEWFDEEHSLLVQETCKEAFLSESKLIDWIFEEGELDFLPKEVIKEFIKNRFNNSLTSIGVTKIFDVDEALLSQTDWFDDEIIGTKHGDFFVKRSINYSKRTKSITSDDLF; encoded by the coding sequence GTGGAAATTACGCAAATAATTAAAAGAGACTCTGAAACTACCCTTTTCGAGCTAGAGAAAATTACCAACGCTATCGAAAAAGCAATGATTACTGTAAGTCATGGTACTAGACAAGATGCTATTGCAATTTCAAACATTGTAAATGGTACTTTATTAGAGAGAAAATTAAATGAGCCAGATTATACGCCCACAGTAGAACAGGTTCAAGATATTGTAGAATATAAATTAATGGACAGTCCTTTTCATGATGTTGCGAAGGCTTACATTTTATATAGAGATGAACAAACTAGAAGTAGAAAAAGCAATATTTTTGAAAAGAGATTAAATCTAAAGCCATACGATTATCCTGCTTTGGGTGAATATGTAGATGCTATTAGACACTCTTATTGGATTCATACAGAATTTAATTATACAAGCGATATACAAGATTTTAAGACGTCTCTTACACCTGTCGAAAAAAATGCCATAAAGAATACGATGTTGGCTATTTCTCAAATTGAGGTTGCAGTAAAAACTTTTTGGGGAGATATTTATAAGAAGATGCCAAAGCCAGAAATTGGTTCGGTTGGTGCTACGTTTGCAGAAAGTGAAGTGCGCCATCATGATGCGTATTCGCATTTATTAGAAATTTTAGGGTTAAATAATGAGTTTAAAAACTTAAGAAAAAACCCTGTAATTATGAAACGTGTTAATTACTTAGAATTAGCCTTAAAAAACGTAAACAGCGAAAACAATAAAGATTTTTCAGAGTCTATTATTTTATTTTCTTTATTTATAGAGCATGTATCTTTATTTTCTCAGTTTCTTATTATTATGGCTTTTAATAAGCATAAGAATGTATTAAAAGGAATTTCTAATGTAGTAGAGGCAACTTCTAAAGAAGAACAAATTCATGGAGATTTCGGTATCGATCTTATCAAAATTATAAAAGAAGAAAACCCAGAATGGTTCGATGAAGAGCATAGTTTATTAGTGCAAGAAACGTGTAAAGAAGCATTTCTTTCTGAAAGCAAACTAATCGATTGGATTTTCGAAGAAGGAGAATTAGATTTCTTACCTAAAGAAGTAATTAAAGAATTTATAAAAAATAGATTTAACAATTCGTTAACAAGTATTGGTGTTACAAAAATATTTGATGTTGATGAGGCTTTATTGTCTCAAACAGATTGGTTTGATGATGAAATTATTGGAACCAAACATGGCGATTTCTTTGTGAAAAGATCTATTAATTATAGTAAAAGAACTAAAAGTATAACCAGCGACGACTTATTTTAA